In one window of Pseudobdellovibrionaceae bacterium DNA:
- a CDS encoding cyclic nucleotide-binding domain-containing protein, whose product MSDGSAAKKINSGYGSISIEDLGSFDEFPEDVLLHLKRVAKVVRVPEGTEVLHQGEKNDTLYFLVSGNLEVFVDGGRVANLSRLGDLIGEMSVITDQPVAATIIAKTPVEMITIDSKEFLNTTPDKAEKVQYILYRVFATILIDKLRITNQKAKALEETMAELNVTKDQLEQANELLEKKVEKRTKDLQKKTEALLASYQKLEQQNAALTASHNKIEELYSTRKSTFKKLEELLEDHLRPLKVALNGMMGTADTHALPGFQKILKEVDEVTRLLEPITDLYNSEMAMEHTRVLLAEPSRKDQVVAKLALGGTGAELDIVSTLKEGQAKLAENSYNIVFVDRTMLSLVDAALASNPSTKCVFMTSEEIPNYLPDLKRQKTLPNLVSRDANDRRFTVKNIVTTVSKLMSRDIFGLEKYLSWGVEVHEHPVVSSESRRNLITAADDYFTSLGLRSSLRDKCRTVLEELLMNAIYDAPVDANGKAKYNHLSRQEEIHLPKEEQGLLRYACDGNLMAVSVSDPFGALTGQTILNYLDSCYGGRAGALNVEKGGAGRGLHQIVENSNLVVFNVATGQRTEVIALFNLEKPKDIIAYPSFHFFSY is encoded by the coding sequence ATGTCAGACGGCTCAGCCGCAAAAAAAATCAATTCAGGTTATGGCTCTATTTCCATAGAGGATTTGGGTTCATTTGACGAGTTTCCAGAAGATGTTCTGCTTCATCTTAAGCGCGTGGCGAAAGTGGTTCGAGTGCCTGAGGGTACAGAGGTTTTGCATCAAGGCGAAAAAAACGACACGCTCTACTTTCTAGTGTCAGGCAATTTGGAAGTGTTCGTTGATGGTGGTCGAGTGGCCAATTTAAGTCGGCTTGGCGACCTCATTGGCGAAATGTCAGTGATCACAGACCAGCCCGTCGCAGCCACAATTATTGCAAAAACACCTGTGGAAATGATCACCATTGACTCAAAAGAATTTTTAAACACGACTCCAGACAAAGCCGAAAAGGTTCAATATATTCTCTATCGCGTATTTGCCACCATTCTCATTGATAAACTGAGAATCACCAATCAAAAGGCAAAGGCCCTTGAAGAGACAATGGCTGAGCTGAATGTGACAAAAGATCAACTAGAGCAAGCCAATGAGCTTTTAGAAAAAAAGGTCGAAAAGCGAACTAAAGATTTACAGAAAAAAACAGAGGCATTGCTGGCCTCCTATCAAAAACTTGAACAGCAAAACGCGGCCCTTACGGCCAGTCACAATAAAATTGAAGAACTTTATAGCACCCGCAAGTCCACATTCAAAAAGCTTGAAGAATTACTTGAAGACCACTTGCGCCCCCTGAAGGTTGCACTCAACGGTATGATGGGAACAGCAGACACCCATGCCTTGCCTGGTTTTCAAAAAATCCTAAAAGAAGTCGACGAAGTGACTCGCCTACTAGAGCCAATCACTGACCTCTATAATAGTGAAATGGCTATGGAGCACACCCGTGTCCTTTTGGCTGAACCCAGCCGCAAAGATCAAGTCGTTGCAAAATTGGCCCTGGGCGGAACCGGAGCAGAACTCGATATTGTTAGCACCTTAAAGGAAGGCCAGGCCAAACTGGCTGAGAACAGTTATAACATTGTATTTGTAGATCGAACTATGTTGTCTTTGGTGGACGCCGCTTTAGCCAGCAACCCGAGTACAAAGTGTGTCTTTATGACATCTGAAGAGATTCCTAATTATTTACCAGATTTGAAAAGGCAAAAAACATTGCCAAACCTGGTATCCAGAGACGCCAATGACCGACGATTCACAGTGAAGAATATTGTAACCACAGTGTCAAAATTAATGAGCCGGGATATTTTTGGACTCGAAAAGTATCTTTCATGGGGTGTCGAAGTTCACGAGCACCCGGTGGTTTCAAGTGAAAGTCGGCGAAACTTGATTACTGCAGCGGATGATTACTTCACATCATTGGGCCTGCGGTCCTCATTGCGCGATAAGTGTCGTACGGTTTTAGAAGAACTGTTGATGAATGCCATCTACGATGCGCCAGTGGATGCAAACGGAAAAGCAAAATATAATCATCTATCCAGGCAAGAAGAGATACACTTGCCGAAAGAAGAACAGGGGTTGCTGCGTTATGCCTGCGACGGAAATCTGATGGCCGTTTCAGTGTCTGACCCCTTTGGCGCATTGACCGGCCAAACAATTCTCAATTATCTGGATAGCTGTTATGGTGGTCGAGCCGGGGCGTTGAATGTAGAAAAAGGCGGCGCTGGACGGGGACTTCACCAAATCGTAGAGAACTCCAATCTTGTGGTTTTCAATGTGGCCACCGGGCAACGAACAGAAGTGATTGCCCTGTTTAACCTTGAAAAACCAAAAGATATTATTGCCTACCCCTCCTTTCACTTTTTCTCGTACTAG
- a CDS encoding type B 50S ribosomal protein L31, which produces MKTDTHPEFRPVVFKDLSSDFAILTKSTLKAKDTIKWEDGNEYPLIKMDISSHSHPFYTGQQRVVDAEGRAEKFRKKYGRK; this is translated from the coding sequence ATGAAAACTGACACCCATCCTGAATTTAGACCAGTGGTTTTTAAGGATCTTTCCAGTGACTTTGCTATTTTGACAAAGTCCACTTTGAAGGCAAAAGACACCATCAAATGGGAAGACGGAAACGAATATCCCTTAATCAAGATGGACATCTCAAGCCACTCTCACCCGTTCTATACAGGTCAACAACGTGTAGTCGATGCTGAAGGACGAGCAGAGAAATTCCGTAAGAAATACGGTCGCAAGTAA
- a CDS encoding acetyl-CoA C-acetyltransferase, with protein sequence MNPRKVAVVGGTRIPFSRSMSAYMGVSNEDLMTAALQGLVAKFSLKGMTLGEVSLGAVMKHSKDWNLAREVTLSSGLSAHTPAYDVQQACGTSLETSILVANKIALGQIDAGIAGGTDTNSDLPIVFSQRFAHTMLKSFKARSALEKMKVFMSLRPKDLIPVAPGVVEPRTGLSMGQSCEKMAQQWKITREDQDQLALDSHLKAAKAYEEGFYDDLITPFHGLSKDNNVRGDSTQEKLAKLKPAFDRSERGTLTAGNSTPLTDGASCVLLASEKWAKERSLPIQAYLTFAQTAAVDFVGDEGLLMAPAYAVPKLLDQAGLKLQDFDFYEIHEAFAAQVLCTLKAWESAEFCREKLGRTEPLGQIDRSKLNVKGGSVALGHPFAATGTRIVASLSKLLAQKGSGRGLISICTAGGMGVTAILERP encoded by the coding sequence ATGAACCCACGAAAAGTTGCCGTAGTTGGCGGTACCCGTATTCCATTTTCCCGGTCTATGTCAGCCTATATGGGCGTTTCTAATGAAGATCTAATGACGGCTGCCCTGCAGGGGTTGGTCGCCAAGTTTTCACTTAAGGGGATGACTCTCGGTGAAGTGTCGTTGGGTGCTGTGATGAAACACTCAAAAGACTGGAACCTCGCAAGAGAAGTGACTTTAAGTTCAGGGTTGTCTGCTCACACTCCCGCCTATGATGTTCAACAAGCCTGCGGCACAAGCCTAGAGACGTCTATTCTTGTGGCCAACAAAATAGCGTTAGGACAAATTGATGCGGGTATCGCCGGCGGCACAGACACCAATAGCGACCTTCCCATTGTGTTCAGCCAACGCTTTGCTCACACCATGCTAAAAAGTTTTAAAGCTCGATCGGCCTTGGAGAAAATGAAGGTCTTCATGAGCCTTCGCCCAAAGGATTTGATCCCCGTTGCCCCTGGTGTGGTCGAGCCTCGAACGGGTTTAAGCATGGGCCAAAGTTGTGAGAAAATGGCTCAGCAATGGAAGATCACAAGAGAAGATCAAGATCAACTGGCACTTGATAGTCACCTCAAGGCGGCAAAAGCCTATGAAGAAGGTTTTTACGATGACCTCATCACTCCGTTTCACGGATTGAGCAAAGACAACAATGTGCGAGGCGACTCCACCCAAGAAAAACTCGCCAAACTAAAACCCGCATTTGATCGAAGTGAGCGCGGCACATTGACTGCCGGCAACAGCACTCCTTTAACTGATGGCGCGTCATGCGTTTTACTGGCCTCAGAGAAGTGGGCGAAAGAACGAAGTCTTCCCATTCAAGCCTATCTGACATTTGCTCAGACGGCTGCTGTGGATTTTGTTGGAGACGAAGGGTTACTCATGGCGCCCGCCTATGCCGTTCCTAAACTATTGGATCAAGCTGGATTGAAACTTCAAGACTTTGATTTTTATGAAATTCACGAAGCCTTTGCGGCACAAGTTTTATGCACTTTAAAGGCATGGGAGTCTGCTGAATTTTGCCGAGAAAAATTGGGCCGTACAGAACCACTGGGACAAATTGATCGCTCCAAATTAAATGTTAAGGGTGGCAGCGTGGCCTTGGGTCACCCTTTTGCGGCCACGGGCACACGAATTGTGGCAAGCCTATCAAAGCTTCTTGCGCAAAAAGGCAGCGGTCGTGGACTGATTTCAATTTGCACGGCGGGCGGAATGGGTGTTACTGCGATACTGGAGCGCCCTTAA
- a CDS encoding radical SAM protein, producing MGFPRFIFHNAKGVGYILNSDGSFTQGDTASCIKKINASPPRSLNVVKSKYHLQRLQIELNVNCNLKCLHCYSQSGPGQNKGLPFEQIKDIIDAAHGMGVLAIDLTGGEPLLRKDLFQIAKYIRSKGIFVSLFTNGTLLSQEVADKIVEAGIQFVQISLDGNSAETHDAFRQSKGAFEKSVRGLKLLKNRVKNLKVNIVVNKKNQHEIKGLTEFLSREIGVGYGLDRLIPAGRALVDREWSLSNQEFYKFVVENFGNQSAVTKVCDSPIQMSHLAPHCGVGSFYMYIKYNGEAVICPTMTPAEGSSFSSDNVVSKGLKYVWENGSIFEKYRGVQCKNINICPAARDCRGGCRSNAYLLHGDASSPDELHCNLSKNATGDYIAYLESYKNGIY from the coding sequence ATGGGATTTCCTCGATTTATTTTTCACAACGCAAAAGGTGTCGGATATATTTTGAATTCTGACGGGTCGTTCACGCAAGGGGACACTGCTAGTTGCATAAAAAAAATAAATGCTTCCCCGCCACGGAGTTTGAACGTCGTCAAGTCAAAATATCACTTACAGCGGTTACAGATTGAACTGAATGTCAATTGCAACTTGAAATGCCTGCACTGTTATTCACAGTCTGGACCGGGTCAGAACAAGGGATTACCCTTTGAACAAATCAAAGATATCATTGATGCGGCTCATGGGATGGGTGTTCTGGCTATCGATTTGACTGGAGGCGAGCCGTTGCTTCGAAAGGACCTGTTTCAGATTGCCAAATATATCAGATCCAAAGGAATTTTTGTGAGTCTGTTCACCAATGGAACCCTATTGAGTCAAGAGGTTGCCGATAAGATTGTGGAGGCTGGAATTCAGTTTGTGCAAATTTCACTAGATGGGAACTCTGCTGAGACTCACGATGCGTTTCGCCAATCAAAAGGCGCTTTTGAAAAATCGGTTAGAGGTCTTAAGTTATTGAAGAATCGAGTCAAAAATTTAAAGGTAAACATTGTTGTAAACAAAAAAAATCAACATGAGATCAAGGGCCTTACTGAGTTTTTGAGTAGAGAGATCGGCGTTGGCTACGGTTTGGATAGGCTGATTCCGGCTGGCCGTGCGCTGGTAGATAGAGAATGGTCACTCTCAAATCAGGAGTTCTATAAATTTGTTGTTGAAAATTTTGGCAACCAAAGTGCGGTGACCAAAGTTTGCGACTCCCCCATTCAAATGAGTCATCTTGCACCTCATTGTGGCGTTGGCAGTTTCTATATGTACATTAAGTATAATGGTGAAGCTGTTATTTGCCCGACAATGACCCCTGCGGAAGGCAGCAGTTTTTCATCCGATAATGTTGTCAGTAAAGGATTGAAGTATGTTTGGGAAAACGGAAGTATATTTGAAAAGTACCGCGGAGTTCAGTGCAAAAATATTAATATTTGTCCGGCGGCTCGTGACTGTCGAGGTGGCTGTCGGTCTAATGCCTATTTGCTCCATGGCGATGCCAGTTCGCCAGATGAATTGCACTGCAACCTTAGTAAAAACGCAACAGGTGACTATATTGCCTACTTGGAGAGTTACAAGAATGGAATCTACTAA
- a CDS encoding DUF3552 domain-containing protein: MQIAVVGISFVVGFSAMWLIRYFVRRNVRRVAEREAQDILETAQWTADQFMAEAKKNVEEYEEEIRGQAEEELESRQHQVSQIQDRIQDQQDALEHDLKIKQDQYSQRKQRVDQYDKKVSDQQSQYQMLKERLRELQSSLKSKLETKADTPADHLKAELIEKIQSQAIIRSSKMSQQMVDEAQQSAERRAKQVLTTALNRFARPYCPERGTGHVPLSDDKQRSNVIGPERSHLKAIEMACGVDLVFDEEHSTVSVSGFDPVRRELGRLSVERISREKKMRIEDIPRIVQKIKSELFSKIRKDGNQIAKELGLKDLHAEIRNMMGALRYRYSFTQNQYFHCGEVGFLCGLLNSELGLDQKDGRRAGMLHDIGKSMDHSRDGGHAVIGADFIEQHGEAEHIVHAVRAHHYDETPSTDLAHLVIAADAISGARPGARRSTVVSYAQKMQDLQNIASSFEGVVDAHVVSAGREVRVFVDGRKVDDWAALKLSSNVAEKIENEMAYPGQIKVTVVRETQAVEYAK, encoded by the coding sequence ATGCAGATTGCTGTTGTAGGCATTTCTTTTGTGGTGGGGTTTTCGGCCATGTGGCTGATACGGTATTTTGTCCGCAGGAACGTGCGCCGGGTGGCGGAGCGTGAGGCCCAGGATATTTTAGAAACAGCTCAGTGGACGGCTGATCAGTTTATGGCGGAAGCCAAAAAGAATGTGGAGGAGTACGAAGAGGAAATTCGGGGGCAGGCCGAAGAAGAACTTGAATCTCGTCAGCATCAAGTGAGTCAAATTCAAGACCGCATTCAAGATCAGCAAGACGCCCTAGAGCATGATCTTAAGATTAAACAAGACCAATACTCCCAACGTAAACAAAGAGTGGATCAATACGACAAAAAAGTCAGTGATCAACAGTCTCAATATCAAATGTTGAAAGAACGCCTCCGGGAGCTGCAAAGTTCACTGAAGTCAAAACTTGAAACCAAAGCCGACACGCCGGCTGATCACCTCAAAGCGGAGCTCATTGAAAAAATTCAAAGTCAGGCCATCATTCGATCGAGCAAAATGAGTCAACAGATGGTGGATGAAGCTCAGCAGTCTGCTGAAAGGCGGGCCAAGCAGGTTTTAACTACGGCCTTGAATCGATTTGCAAGACCCTATTGCCCAGAACGAGGAACTGGTCACGTACCTTTGTCTGACGACAAACAACGATCGAATGTGATCGGCCCAGAAAGATCTCACCTCAAGGCCATCGAAATGGCGTGTGGCGTGGATCTAGTGTTTGACGAAGAACATAGCACCGTGTCGGTTTCTGGCTTTGACCCTGTTCGCCGTGAATTGGGACGTTTATCGGTGGAGCGCATTTCTCGAGAAAAGAAAATGCGCATCGAAGATATTCCAAGAATTGTTCAAAAAATTAAATCCGAATTGTTCTCAAAAATTCGCAAAGACGGAAATCAAATTGCCAAAGAGTTGGGACTCAAAGATCTGCATGCTGAGATTCGCAACATGATGGGTGCACTTCGGTATCGCTATTCTTTCACTCAGAATCAGTATTTTCATTGTGGCGAAGTGGGTTTTTTGTGTGGCTTACTTAATAGCGAACTCGGTCTGGACCAAAAAGACGGACGACGAGCGGGCATGCTTCACGACATAGGAAAATCCATGGATCACAGTCGCGATGGAGGACACGCAGTTATCGGTGCTGATTTTATCGAGCAACACGGCGAAGCAGAACATATCGTTCATGCTGTACGAGCGCACCACTATGACGAAACGCCCAGTACAGACCTGGCCCATTTGGTCATCGCGGCCGATGCCATTTCGGGAGCTCGCCCTGGAGCTCGTCGATCAACGGTGGTTTCATACGCCCAAAAAATGCAAGACTTGCAGAATATTGCCAGCAGCTTTGAAGGCGTTGTGGACGCTCATGTGGTCAGTGCCGGACGCGAAGTGAGAGTGTTTGTGGACGGACGCAAGGTTGACGATTGGGCGGCGTTGAAGCTCAGCTCAAATGTGGCCGAAAAAATTGAAAACGAGATGGCCTACCCTGGCCAAATTAAAGTCACTGTGGTGAGAGAAACTCAGGCTGTGGAGTACGCCAAATAG
- a CDS encoding class I SAM-dependent methyltransferase, which produces MESTKSLYDFPEAYDLAFSYRNYESEVDFVLSLFSGKMPKNALEVAAGPASHGLQLAQRGLEVEGLDLSTQMAQYATKVFSENGLKINYHLADMVRFSLDKKYDLIINMVDSVSHIHELNDLKLHLAAVSNHLSKGGLYVVEAAHPKSLDLVDTTMSEWTMGKEDFNVTFKWMALDTPSSLHQSYNALVSMKIVRNGKTSVVSETFNARVHTLEDFAESVGGGLSLKHVYGNFEKAPLDDEKSWRMILVFERVN; this is translated from the coding sequence ATGGAATCTACTAAATCACTTTACGATTTCCCTGAGGCTTATGATCTTGCGTTTAGCTATCGAAATTATGAATCCGAGGTGGATTTTGTGTTGAGCCTTTTTTCGGGTAAGATGCCTAAAAACGCTCTTGAGGTAGCGGCTGGTCCGGCGAGTCATGGGCTTCAGCTGGCTCAAAGAGGACTCGAAGTTGAGGGGTTAGATTTGTCTACTCAAATGGCTCAATATGCAACAAAGGTGTTTTCAGAAAATGGGTTAAAAATTAATTACCATTTGGCAGATATGGTTCGGTTCTCACTGGATAAAAAGTACGACTTGATAATAAACATGGTGGATTCCGTAAGTCATATTCATGAACTGAACGACTTGAAGTTGCACTTGGCAGCAGTTTCGAATCACCTTTCAAAAGGTGGGTTGTACGTAGTGGAGGCGGCCCATCCTAAAAGTTTAGACCTTGTTGATACGACCATGAGCGAGTGGACCATGGGAAAAGAAGATTTCAATGTGACATTTAAATGGATGGCCCTAGACACTCCCTCGTCGTTGCACCAGAGCTACAACGCCTTGGTGTCAATGAAAATTGTACGAAACGGAAAGACTTCAGTAGTTAGTGAAACATTTAACGCAAGAGTTCACACACTCGAGGATTTTGCAGAAAGCGTGGGCGGTGGCCTGAGCCTTAAGCATGTTTATGGCAACTTTGAAAAGGCCCCTTTAGATGATGAAAAATCGTGGCGTATGATACTCGTCTTCGAAAGGGTTAATTGA
- a CDS encoding DMT family transporter yields MDVNTIHKSRATGYMLTAVLFFAVVHASVKHLTRIPFFELVFFRALITFVVSAAILKWRRKSLRGNHYPLLLARGAAGAVALTLYFFTLQKMPLATAVTLQHLSPVFALVFAGFLLKEKTSKWQWLALVLAFLGVLFVKGFDARVSMGEVVVGVMAAAFSALAYNFVRMLKDYEDALVVVFYFPLVTLPLITPVTLYYWVPPTWSEWPWVLAIGLCTQISQVYMTKAYQAAPLSNVVIVKYLGIVFALAIGWLAFDEPVQWLSFLGMILIVLAVLVGSRLKGAPVSQ; encoded by the coding sequence TTGGATGTAAATACGATTCATAAAAGTCGGGCCACCGGCTACATGCTGACGGCAGTGCTGTTTTTTGCTGTCGTGCATGCTAGCGTGAAGCACCTCACGCGTATTCCTTTTTTTGAATTGGTATTTTTTCGGGCTTTGATCACCTTTGTAGTCTCTGCAGCGATTTTAAAATGGCGCAGAAAAAGCCTGCGAGGCAACCACTACCCTTTGTTGTTGGCACGAGGTGCGGCAGGAGCTGTTGCATTAACCTTGTACTTTTTTACATTACAAAAAATGCCGCTGGCGACGGCGGTCACCTTACAACATCTTTCTCCAGTATTTGCATTGGTGTTTGCTGGTTTTTTGCTCAAAGAAAAAACCAGCAAGTGGCAATGGTTGGCTTTGGTTCTCGCGTTTTTAGGTGTGCTGTTTGTGAAGGGGTTTGATGCCCGCGTGAGCATGGGCGAAGTGGTTGTGGGGGTGATGGCTGCCGCATTTTCAGCTTTGGCCTATAATTTTGTGCGCATGCTTAAAGATTATGAAGATGCTCTTGTGGTGGTGTTTTACTTTCCACTAGTGACATTGCCACTCATAACTCCGGTGACCCTGTACTATTGGGTCCCGCCCACATGGAGTGAATGGCCCTGGGTGTTGGCCATCGGTCTATGCACGCAGATTTCACAAGTGTATATGACAAAGGCCTACCAGGCGGCGCCGCTATCCAATGTGGTTATCGTTAAATATCTAGGCATTGTCTTTGCGTTGGCCATTGGCTGGCTGGCCTTTGACGAGCCAGTGCAATGGTTAAGCTTCTTGGGAATGATATTGATTGTATTAGCCGTGCTGGTAGGCAGTCGCCTTAAGGGCGCTCCAGTATCGCAGTAA
- a CDS encoding arginase family protein, with product MSVLFVPFDGTSKKQISARSCILMYDLFKKQSLLSAKVVNLKGSNPGTFDQFFQALMGIEQPKVMVGGEHLLTYYSFLYFKSLLSPKKLKLVVFDAHHDAYTNQHLSHYSFIDWLVHMHEVEVLILGLRHEPEKMNKKVKYVACGENLDEVKSRIRDFIEANPFYLSVDVDVIDPTDFKFSAFPVEGGMSLGEFEALFEFCIALEPKFTDFVEFGIQHQDLCSKMVSRSIQWIERAYSK from the coding sequence ATGTCCGTTTTATTCGTGCCCTTTGACGGGACTTCGAAAAAACAAATTTCAGCTCGGTCTTGTATTCTGATGTATGATTTGTTTAAAAAACAGTCGTTGCTGTCAGCGAAGGTTGTGAATTTGAAAGGTTCAAATCCCGGAACATTCGATCAATTTTTTCAGGCGCTTATGGGAATTGAACAGCCGAAAGTGATGGTGGGCGGTGAACATCTGCTTACCTACTATTCATTTTTATACTTTAAGTCGCTTCTTTCACCAAAGAAGTTGAAGTTGGTGGTGTTTGATGCCCATCATGATGCCTATACTAATCAGCACCTTTCCCATTACAGTTTCATTGATTGGCTGGTGCATATGCATGAGGTTGAAGTTCTCATCTTGGGTTTACGGCATGAGCCGGAAAAAATGAATAAAAAGGTAAAGTATGTTGCTTGTGGTGAAAATCTTGACGAGGTGAAATCTAGAATTAGAGATTTTATCGAAGCCAATCCATTTTACCTCAGCGTAGACGTAGATGTAATTGACCCTACCGACTTCAAGTTTTCAGCATTTCCTGTGGAGGGCGGGATGTCTTTGGGAGAATTTGAGGCCCTTTTCGAATTTTGTATTGCCCTAGAGCCGAAATTTACAGATTTCGTCGAGTTTGGCATTCAACACCAAGATTTGTGCAGCAAAATGGTCTCAAGAAGTATTCAATGGATTGAGCGAGCCTATTCCAAATAA
- a CDS encoding class I SAM-dependent methyltransferase, whose protein sequence is MKGLNLDSEQWASHELFSKPDLYELLLCHNYDVYLKAVAAILGKRGRVIYPGCGTGKFSNLLAESGFKVLAYDINSTAIRYAQAKHSHANSVYFVGSMCSPSKESNANFDALLTLNNTFRHLLSNNEVYLFLEKAKNNLRVGGDLLIHLGFMNEGGNLDETRSWSVNLRSKKTQTLTKVNVSWTVSPIDNHLTQEELKAEIEKPDGQQAVKSFQFNQRRWSYNNLQKQLSSQGFKIWGLFDDYGNRLSVDQVVNKNVFVVSKRVA, encoded by the coding sequence GTGAAAGGTTTAAATTTAGATTCAGAACAATGGGCGTCACACGAGCTTTTCTCAAAGCCCGATCTATATGAGCTATTGCTCTGTCACAACTACGATGTGTATTTGAAAGCGGTGGCAGCTATTCTTGGGAAGCGGGGCCGTGTTATTTACCCAGGCTGTGGCACGGGTAAGTTTTCAAACCTGTTGGCTGAATCCGGATTTAAAGTCCTAGCTTATGATATTAACTCAACCGCAATTCGATACGCACAAGCAAAACACTCACATGCAAATTCTGTGTATTTTGTGGGCAGCATGTGCAGTCCAAGCAAAGAGTCAAATGCAAACTTTGATGCACTATTAACCCTAAACAACACATTTAGACACCTGCTGTCAAACAACGAGGTGTATTTGTTTTTAGAAAAAGCAAAAAACAATTTGAGGGTGGGGGGTGATCTTCTTATTCACCTCGGTTTTATGAATGAAGGTGGAAATCTTGATGAAACAAGAAGTTGGTCTGTCAATTTGCGGAGCAAAAAAACTCAGACACTGACAAAAGTAAATGTTTCATGGACGGTGTCGCCTATAGATAATCATCTGACTCAAGAGGAGCTAAAAGCCGAAATAGAAAAGCCTGACGGCCAACAGGCAGTTAAATCGTTTCAGTTCAACCAGCGACGCTGGAGCTATAATAATTTACAGAAACAATTGAGCTCTCAGGGCTTTAAAATTTGGGGATTGTTTGATGACTATGGTAACAGGCTTTCAGTCGATCAAGTGGTCAACAAGAATGTTTTTGTAGTGTCAAAGAGAGTGGCATAA